A part of Candidatus Electrothrix aestuarii genomic DNA contains:
- a CDS encoding histone deacetylase family protein, which yields MKVIEKYNDSLHNPYWKYQLGPETYEVKDTPLRVEAIKKALRSDDRFDFITAQQFPERFIARLHPYHDYILNTASELKDDDEEFYPDLFPGENANLRRKVDSPLWGGIWCTDAVTPIKRKTYEVARASAETALTGAELLRKGQEKTVYALCRPSGHHAGPRVFGGYCYFNNAAVAAEYLLPGGRVALVDIDYHHGNGTQEFFDEVKSVFTASIHCDPTNEYPYFWGYDDEKGKGQAAGTNHNEPLPKETEIEQYSGAVDRIICKIKEFNPSYLIIAAGFDTHRDDPIGGFKIHTEDYISIGRQFKALGIPTLVCQEGGYNVDVLGQCVKNFLSGFM from the coding sequence ATGAAGGTCATTGAAAAGTATAACGACAGTCTGCATAACCCGTATTGGAAGTATCAGCTTGGACCGGAGACATATGAAGTCAAGGATACCCCTCTTCGGGTTGAAGCCATTAAAAAGGCCCTGCGTTCTGATGACCGCTTTGATTTTATAACGGCACAGCAATTTCCTGAACGCTTTATTGCACGGTTGCATCCGTATCACGATTATATCCTGAATACAGCTTCAGAATTAAAAGATGATGATGAGGAGTTTTATCCTGACCTCTTTCCTGGGGAGAACGCAAATCTCAGGAGAAAAGTGGATTCACCGCTTTGGGGCGGCATATGGTGTACAGATGCTGTGACGCCCATAAAAAGAAAGACATACGAGGTGGCCCGTGCTTCTGCTGAAACCGCGTTGACAGGTGCAGAACTGCTCCGTAAAGGGCAGGAGAAAACAGTCTATGCCTTGTGTCGACCTTCAGGCCATCACGCCGGGCCCCGTGTCTTTGGCGGCTATTGTTATTTCAATAATGCAGCTGTTGCTGCGGAGTATTTATTGCCGGGAGGGAGAGTTGCTCTTGTAGATATCGATTATCATCACGGTAATGGAACGCAAGAATTTTTCGATGAAGTGAAATCGGTTTTTACTGCTTCCATTCATTGCGATCCTACCAATGAGTACCCCTATTTTTGGGGATATGATGACGAAAAAGGAAAAGGTCAGGCTGCTGGTACCAATCATAATGAACCGTTGCCCAAGGAGACAGAGATAGAACAATACAGCGGTGCTGTTGACAGAATAATCTGTAAAATAAAAGAGTTTAACCCTTCCTATTTAATTATTGCCGCTGGTTTTGATACCCATAGAGACGACCCCATCGGCGGATTTAAAATCCATACGGAAGACTATATTTCTATAGGCCGTCAGTTTAAGGCTCTGGGAATCCCGACCTTGGTATGCCAGGAAGGTGGGTATAATGTTGATGTTCTTGGGCAATGTGTAAAGAATTTTTTATCGGGGTTCATGTAA
- a CDS encoding P1 family peptidase encodes MRITIAYNLRTDNTEATAELLTEADINRIHEAISSLHHSVTVVEVSGKPNEVIERLIESEPDLIFNLAEGTIGSSREAFYPGLYEQMGIPFTGGNASLLHLNLDKHLAKTVLSNHGVNVPKGILITGRDFVLPDDLQYPLMIKPNSEGSSKGITQDSVVDTRDIALTRINRLLNHYPAGLVVEEYIGGRELSIPFLESYPGKLLDVVEHTFDLKKIGGKYNIYDYDMKQGGEAAESVHVVCPANINAEEEKAVTQMARQVFDIMSCPDVGRVDIRLHTNGTPYFIELNPLPSLHPDASLMTAARSRGLEFRDALRLVIRSAARRYGIPLRSAKQTKQAHIAFENPRPGARELGIQIGWMTPGVHNAITDVKGVRVGHVSRFEDDVQVPGQTEKSTIRTGVTAIMPAGRAYANRIAAGGFILNGVGEMAGLTQVIETGWLETPILLTNSHSVGRVHAGVVNHMLKKYPRLGTETDVVLPVVGEADDSFLNDVRVGVCSAQDAVKAMESASSGPVQQGSIGAGIGMTSFDFAGGIGTSSRIITVSEGKAFTVGVLVLSNFGKMRNLTIDGGVVGRTLDREFDQEGRRVVSEGSIIVVVATDIPLITSQLNRVAKRAALGLGRTGSYAAATSGEIILAFSTGNRKPRVNTSKSNFITLKLISDNYIDMVYEAVVEATEEAVINAIFCSNGMNGREQRWCPPVPHQRILELLNKGEIAS; translated from the coding sequence ATGAGAATCACCATTGCATACAACCTTCGGACAGATAATACAGAAGCAACAGCTGAACTTCTTACGGAGGCCGATATAAACAGGATACACGAGGCCATTAGCAGTCTTCACCACTCGGTGACCGTGGTAGAGGTATCCGGGAAGCCCAATGAAGTCATTGAGCGCCTGATTGAAAGCGAACCTGATCTTATTTTTAATCTGGCAGAAGGAACCATCGGGAGTTCCAGAGAGGCCTTTTATCCTGGATTATACGAGCAAATGGGTATTCCGTTTACCGGCGGCAATGCATCTTTGCTTCATCTCAATCTTGATAAACATCTTGCCAAGACCGTTCTCTCCAATCATGGCGTCAATGTGCCAAAGGGCATCTTGATTACGGGGAGGGATTTTGTCTTGCCCGATGATTTGCAGTATCCCTTGATGATTAAACCGAATTCAGAGGGATCAAGTAAGGGGATTACCCAGGATTCAGTCGTTGACACCAGAGATATCGCCCTGACCAGAATAAACCGTCTGTTAAATCATTATCCTGCTGGCCTTGTTGTTGAAGAATATATCGGAGGCCGGGAGCTCAGTATTCCCTTTCTTGAAAGTTATCCGGGAAAATTACTCGACGTGGTTGAACATACCTTTGATCTCAAGAAGATTGGGGGGAAATATAATATCTACGACTATGATATGAAACAGGGCGGAGAAGCCGCTGAATCAGTCCATGTGGTCTGCCCTGCCAATATCAATGCAGAAGAAGAAAAAGCTGTGACCCAGATGGCTCGGCAAGTCTTTGATATCATGTCCTGTCCTGATGTCGGTCGGGTGGATATTCGCTTGCATACAAACGGAACGCCCTATTTTATTGAATTGAACCCTTTGCCGAGTCTTCATCCTGATGCCTCGCTTATGACTGCTGCCCGGTCACGCGGGCTTGAATTTCGAGATGCCCTGCGTTTAGTGATACGTTCGGCGGCCCGCCGATATGGTATTCCGCTCAGATCTGCTAAGCAAACGAAACAGGCTCATATTGCCTTTGAAAATCCACGTCCTGGTGCAAGGGAGCTGGGCATTCAAATCGGCTGGATGACTCCGGGAGTACATAATGCAATTACAGATGTGAAAGGTGTTCGTGTCGGTCATGTTTCACGATTTGAAGATGATGTTCAGGTGCCCGGCCAAACAGAAAAAAGTACTATTCGTACCGGTGTTACGGCAATTATGCCTGCCGGGCGGGCCTATGCGAACAGAATTGCGGCAGGCGGCTTTATTTTAAACGGCGTCGGTGAAATGGCGGGCTTAACCCAGGTGATTGAGACCGGTTGGCTGGAAACGCCGATATTGCTCACTAACTCACATTCTGTGGGCCGGGTTCATGCCGGTGTCGTTAACCATATGTTGAAAAAGTATCCGCGACTCGGCACAGAAACCGACGTGGTTCTGCCGGTTGTTGGTGAAGCTGACGATTCCTTTTTAAATGATGTCCGGGTGGGAGTCTGTTCGGCCCAGGATGCTGTGAAGGCTATGGAATCAGCATCCTCGGGTCCGGTGCAACAAGGATCGATAGGTGCTGGCATCGGCATGACAAGTTTTGATTTTGCCGGGGGCATCGGAACCTCGTCACGTATTATCACGGTGTCGGAAGGCAAGGCATTTACAGTCGGAGTTCTTGTGCTTTCCAATTTTGGGAAAATGCGCAACCTGACCATTGATGGAGGTGTTGTCGGCAGAACCCTTGACAGGGAATTTGATCAGGAAGGGCGTCGTGTGGTATCAGAAGGTTCAATCATTGTCGTCGTTGCTACGGATATTCCACTTATCACCAGTCAGCTTAATCGGGTTGCTAAACGAGCTGCCCTGGGCCTTGGGCGTACTGGTTCCTATGCCGCTGCAACCAGTGGGGAGATTATTCTTGCTTTCAGTACCGGTAACCGCAAGCCCCGGGTGAATACTTCTAAAAGTAACTTTATCACCTTGAAATTGATCTCAGATAATTACATCGATATGGTGTATGAAGCTGTCGTCGAAGCCACTGAGGAGGCGGTTATAAATGCCATATTCTGTTCCAATGGAATGAATGGGCGTGAACAGCGCTGGTGCCCGCCGGTTCCGCATCAACGTATCCTTGAATTACTGAATAAAGGGGAAATAGCTTCATGA
- a CDS encoding PQQ-dependent sugar dehydrogenase, with translation MMRNRGGELLVNNFWSFRERTKLILFLPLFFVLLSCKAGSETNKGEIIQGNAGSTLQAESFGEFNEPWAMTFLPDGDLLVTEKSGTLLLFRMHDHSKVPVQGVPQVAYGGQGGLGDIILHPDYKENHLIYLSYAEEDDAGNRGAAVARAQFHPTASNPKLENLEVIWRQEPKVSGTGHYAHRMVFGPNGKLFITSGDRQKQEPAQSWTQNLGKVIRLNADGSVPPDNPFQDKGELAKTFWTLGHRNLLGIAFDKQGQLWTHEMGPRHGDEFNLIIAGDNYGWPLVSWGDQYGGFAIPDHDTRPEFHAPEAYWVPTVAPSGLIIYSGTLFPDWQGNAFLGGLRSQSLVRIRMQEKQAEEVERFDMGHRIREVEQGPQGAIWVLEDGKGGRLLQLRPGR, from the coding sequence ATGATGAGAAATAGAGGAGGGGAGCTCTTGGTAAATAACTTCTGGTCTTTCCGAGAAAGAACAAAGCTCATACTTTTTCTCCCCCTGTTCTTTGTCCTGCTTTCCTGCAAGGCCGGGAGTGAGACGAACAAAGGTGAGATTATTCAAGGTAATGCGGGTTCCACGCTTCAGGCCGAGAGCTTTGGCGAATTTAATGAACCTTGGGCCATGACCTTTTTGCCGGATGGCGATCTTCTGGTGACAGAAAAGTCAGGAACCTTGCTCCTTTTCCGAATGCATGATCATTCCAAGGTGCCGGTTCAAGGGGTGCCTCAAGTGGCTTATGGTGGTCAAGGTGGTTTGGGAGACATCATTCTCCATCCTGATTACAAGGAAAATCACCTGATCTATCTTTCCTATGCAGAGGAAGATGACGCCGGAAACAGGGGAGCCGCTGTTGCTCGGGCGCAATTCCACCCTACAGCAAGCAACCCCAAGCTGGAAAACCTGGAGGTCATCTGGCGGCAAGAACCTAAGGTTTCCGGCACGGGACATTATGCCCATCGAATGGTGTTCGGCCCGAATGGCAAGCTCTTTATTACCTCCGGGGATCGTCAGAAACAGGAACCTGCCCAGAGCTGGACGCAAAACCTGGGCAAGGTGATCAGGCTGAATGCGGACGGATCTGTGCCGCCGGATAACCCTTTTCAGGATAAGGGCGAACTTGCGAAAACCTTCTGGACCCTCGGGCATCGCAATCTGCTGGGGATTGCATTTGACAAGCAGGGACAACTCTGGACGCACGAGATGGGGCCCAGGCATGGAGATGAGTTTAACCTGATTATTGCTGGCGATAATTACGGCTGGCCTCTGGTCTCCTGGGGGGATCAGTATGGGGGATTTGCTATTCCTGATCATGATACTCGTCCTGAGTTCCATGCGCCCGAAGCCTACTGGGTGCCCACGGTCGCTCCGTCGGGCCTGATCATCTACTCCGGGACCTTGTTTCCTGACTGGCAGGGGAATGCTTTTCTTGGTGGCTTGCGTTCGCAATCGCTTGTGCGGATCAGGATGCAAGAAAAGCAAGCAGAGGAGGTTGAACGCTTTGATATGGGGCATCGTATCCGAGAGGTTGAGCAAGGTCCTCAAGGGGCAATTTGGGTTTTGGAGGATGGAAAAGGAGGCCGATTGCTTCAGTTGCGTCCTGGCAGATAG
- a CDS encoding cysteine hydrolase family protein yields the protein MSEALLLVDIQNDYFTGGAMELVGMEKVAENAVALLKLFRKKSLPVYHIRHLSLREGATFFLPNTAGAEIHPSVQPLDGEVVIEKYFPNSFRETELLAQCRKDEVESLVICGAMSHMCIDATTRAAFDLGFGCTVVEDACATRNLVFKGREVSSSDVHSAFMAALGAVYARVVSLEEFVGEAR from the coding sequence ATGTCAGAAGCATTACTTCTTGTTGATATTCAAAATGATTATTTCACAGGCGGGGCAATGGAGCTGGTGGGCATGGAGAAGGTTGCGGAAAATGCGGTAGCGCTTCTTAAGCTGTTCAGGAAGAAATCCCTACCTGTATATCATATTCGCCATCTTTCCCTCCGTGAAGGAGCAACGTTTTTTCTGCCCAATACCGCAGGCGCGGAGATCCATCCTTCGGTTCAGCCACTGGATGGGGAGGTTGTTATAGAAAAGTATTTTCCGAATAGCTTCCGGGAAACCGAGCTGCTTGCCCAATGCCGCAAAGATGAGGTGGAGTCCTTGGTCATCTGCGGGGCCATGTCGCATATGTGCATTGATGCAACGACCCGCGCGGCCTTTGACCTGGGTTTTGGCTGCACCGTTGTTGAAGATGCATGCGCAACAAGGAATCTGGTGTTCAAGGGGAGGGAAGTCAGTTCCTCAGATGTTCATTCGGCATTCATGGCTGCTTTGGGTGCCGTATATGCCCGTGTGGTTTCGTTGGAGGAGTTTGTGGGGGAAGCAAGATAA
- a CDS encoding mechanosensitive ion channel family protein — translation MCKRKGKSSSTIIHHFLPCFFLLLFLLAHACSATAEEGLPDADEIKETAAVIETVSKKSDDKKIKQRAEGIFAEIPGLEKVVVTVSEGVVVLSGPVANEESAQRALHLTNRLAGVVIVQDHIERTLNLQENLKPRAAEYADKANRFVKSLPLILTALGISGLILLAGFLLARFSLLWEKITPNQFLAEILAQIIRIVAIGGAILTAMNLLGASRMIGTLLGGAGVVGFAVGFAVKDTIENYIASIMLSLRQPFRPRDFVSINEHQGVVIRLTSRATILMTVDGNHLRIPNAVVFKATILNYTTNPERRFDFTLGIGVKDDPVAATEAGVEAIASLPFILDTPPPGSFVEEMGDAHIVLHFMAWINQTETDFLKARSYAMQKARESLAAEGFSLPVPSYTLRFEESKSPFAQPEAEDRGPAPAPPREHVPPIEVDEEMDVSPEQHLQEKVEDERKATQEEDLLDEASPKE, via the coding sequence CTGCTGCCGTTATTGAAACGGTCAGCAAAAAGAGTGATGATAAAAAGATCAAGCAGCGAGCCGAGGGCATCTTTGCCGAGATTCCCGGCCTGGAAAAGGTAGTCGTGACGGTTTCAGAAGGGGTGGTGGTGCTTTCCGGGCCGGTTGCCAACGAGGAGTCAGCCCAGCGTGCCCTCCATCTGACCAACCGCCTTGCCGGGGTGGTGATCGTGCAGGATCATATTGAACGCACCCTGAATCTCCAGGAGAATCTTAAGCCCAGGGCTGCCGAGTACGCTGACAAGGCCAACCGTTTTGTCAAATCCCTGCCTTTGATCCTGACCGCCCTGGGCATTTCCGGGCTGATTCTTCTGGCTGGTTTTCTTCTGGCCCGCTTCTCCCTGCTCTGGGAAAAAATCACTCCCAATCAATTCCTTGCAGAAATTCTGGCCCAGATCATTCGCATCGTTGCCATTGGCGGGGCCATACTGACTGCCATGAATCTGCTGGGCGCAAGCCGGATGATTGGTACCTTGCTGGGCGGGGCCGGGGTGGTTGGTTTTGCTGTAGGTTTTGCGGTCAAAGACACTATTGAGAATTATATCGCCAGTATCATGCTCAGTCTCCGCCAGCCCTTTCGCCCCAGGGATTTTGTCTCGATCAACGAGCATCAGGGCGTGGTTATTCGCCTGACCTCCCGGGCCACTATCCTGATGACAGTGGACGGTAATCATTTACGGATACCGAACGCGGTGGTGTTTAAGGCGACTATTCTTAATTACACCACCAATCCTGAGCGCCGTTTTGATTTCACCCTGGGCATAGGCGTCAAGGATGACCCGGTTGCCGCCACTGAGGCCGGTGTTGAGGCCATAGCCAGCCTGCCCTTTATCCTGGATACCCCGCCGCCGGGTTCCTTTGTTGAAGAGATGGGGGATGCCCATATCGTCCTCCATTTTATGGCGTGGATTAACCAGACAGAAACAGACTTTCTCAAGGCAAGGAGCTATGCCATGCAAAAGGCCAGGGAGTCTCTTGCAGCGGAGGGGTTCTCGCTCCCCGTGCCGAGTTATACCCTGCGCTTTGAGGAGAGCAAGTCGCCCTTTGCTCAACCCGAGGCTGAGGATAGAGGGCCTGCACCTGCACCGCCTCGGGAGCATGTTCCCCCCATCGAAGTTGATGAAGAAATGGATGTGAGCCCTGAGCAGCATTTGCAGGAAAAAGTGGAGGACGAGCGCAAGGCCACCCAGGAAGAGGATTTGCTTGATGAGGCTAGCCCGAAAGAGTAG